One stretch of Streptomyces sp. R21 DNA includes these proteins:
- a CDS encoding CbtB-domain containing protein, translating to MAQSVAQPTATPTAVPAKLPIGAIAPWAVFFGILMLVLLYFVGAEQGATSVVSGENVHEWVHDARHLLGFPCH from the coding sequence ATGGCGCAGTCCGTCGCTCAGCCGACCGCTACCCCCACCGCCGTTCCCGCCAAGCTGCCGATCGGCGCGATCGCCCCCTGGGCGGTCTTCTTCGGCATCCTGATGCTGGTTCTGCTCTACTTCGTCGGCGCCGAACAGGGCGCCACCTCCGTGGTGTCCGGAGAGAACGTCCACGAGTGGGTGCACGACGCACGCCACCTGCTCGGCTTCCCCTGCCACTGA
- a CDS encoding CbtA family protein: protein MNSATVRNLLVRGMLAGLAAGLLALVVAYFLGEPRVDSAIAYEESHSHEHGMEVVSRTMQSTGGLATGVLVYGVAFGGIAALAYCFAIGRIGRFGPRASALLLAAAGLLAVYVVPFLKYPANPPSVGDPDTIGKRTTLYFLMMVLSVLLAIATVILGKRLAPRLGNWNATLAAGAFFLLAIGLSYAFLPAINEVPKDFSATLLWQFRLSALAIQLTLWTAFGLVFGVLAERVLSPKPAKAAEQRAEARATPVAR, encoded by the coding sequence ATGAATTCCGCAACTGTCAGAAACCTCCTGGTGCGGGGCATGCTCGCGGGTCTCGCCGCGGGCCTGCTCGCCCTGGTCGTCGCCTACTTCCTGGGTGAGCCGCGCGTGGACTCGGCGATCGCCTACGAGGAGTCGCACAGCCACGAGCACGGCATGGAAGTCGTCTCCCGCACGATGCAGTCCACCGGCGGCCTGGCCACCGGCGTCCTCGTCTACGGGGTCGCGTTCGGCGGCATCGCCGCCCTCGCGTACTGCTTCGCGATCGGCAGGATCGGGCGCTTCGGGCCGCGTGCCAGTGCGCTGCTTCTCGCGGCCGCGGGCCTCCTCGCGGTGTACGTCGTGCCGTTCCTCAAGTACCCGGCCAACCCGCCGTCCGTGGGCGATCCCGACACCATCGGCAAGCGCACCACGCTCTACTTCCTGATGATGGTCCTCAGCGTGCTGCTGGCCATCGCCACCGTGATCCTGGGCAAGCGCCTCGCGCCCCGCCTGGGCAACTGGAACGCGACGCTGGCGGCGGGGGCGTTCTTCCTCCTCGCCATCGGCCTTTCGTACGCGTTCCTGCCGGCGATCAACGAGGTGCCGAAGGACTTCTCGGCCACCCTGCTCTGGCAGTTCCGCCTGTCCGCACTGGCCATCCAGCTGACCCTGTGGACGGCCTTCGGGCTGGTCTTCGGGGTGCTGGCCGAGCGGGTGCTGTCACCGAAACCGGCCAAGGCCGCGGAGCAGAGAGCGGAGGCGCGGGCGACTCCCGTCGCACGCTGA